Below is a genomic region from Triticum dicoccoides isolate Atlit2015 ecotype Zavitan chromosome 5A, WEW_v2.0, whole genome shotgun sequence.
GGCGCACTTTCGTGAGCATGGATGTGACATTCTGGGAATCTAATCCTTACTATGGGGAAAAAACTGACTTGAGCTTGTTGTTTGAATGTCTGGACCAGCCTGTGGTTGGTCTAGAGGGGGAGGTGGTGTTGCAACCTCAAGTATCTGAAGCAAGAGGGAGAGAACAAGGAAGATGTCAGGAAGAGGTGATGCAGCAAGCAAGACCGCCAATGGTGGGCACTATACCCGTGTTGCCGTTGTCTAGTGGAGAAGGTGAAACAGAAACGCATCAGGTTCAAGAGCAACCTGAGCAGCAGCAGGGCATAGCACAGAAGCCACTTAAAGTCTACACCCGGCGAGCCAAGGCAAATGAACCCCAGGGGGAGCAAGCAGGAAATGAGAATGTGATGCAGGGGGAGTCACACATAGAACAGGAGGACTCATCCACGGAGATGCCAATTGCGTTGAGGAAGGGAACTAGGGCTGCGTCTGCCAAACCTGTCGAGAGATATGGGTTTGAGCATAATATTGGGAATTATGTGAATTATGATGCTCTGTCGGCATCATATAAAGTGTTCATTGCTTCTCTTCAAGCGATGGTTATTCCTTCAGATTGGAGAAATGCAAAGAAGGACCCTAAGTGGTGTGCTGCTATGCGAGAAGAACTAGAAGCATTGAGAAAACAGAGGACTTGGGAGTTAGCTGAGTTGCCAGCAGGAAAGAAAACAGTGGGCTGCAAATGGGTTTATTCTGTCAAACAGAATCCTGAAGGCAAGATTGAGAGATACAAAGCCAGACTAGTTGCAAGAGGATATAGTCAAACCTATGGGATAGACTATGACGAAACATTTGCTCTAGTAGCAAAAATGAACACTGTGAGGATATTAGTATCATGTGCAGCAAACTTTGGATGGCCTTTGCATCAGTTAGATGTGAAAAATGCTTCTTGCATGGAGAACTAAAAGAAGAAGTCTATATGGAAGTCCCCCCTGGATTGGACTCATCTAAAACTGAAGGCAAGGTGTGTAGATTGAAAAAGTCTTTGTATGGTCTGAAACAATCACCGAGAGCTTGGTTCGATAGATTCCGAAGGGCTATGTGTGAGATGGGATACAAACAATGCAATAAGGATCACACTGTCTTCTACCGGCATCAGAATAGGAAGATTGTCATCCTTgcagtctatgtagatgatataatCATAACTGGAGATGATGGGACGGAGTTAGCAAGGTTAAAGGAGTGTCTTGGAAAGGCATTTGAAGTGAAGGATCTTGGTCAGATGAAGTATTTTCTGGGTATTGAGATTGCAAGATCTGCCAAAGGGATAGCCTTGTCCCAGCGCAAGTACACCTTGGATCTCCTCAGTGATATGGGAATGTTAGAGTGTCGAGCTGCTACTACCCCAATTGACCAAAACCATAAGGTAACAGCACAATCTGGAGATCTAGTGGATAAGGAGAAATACCAAAGACTGGTAGGGCGTTTACTATACTTGTGTCACACAAGGCCAGACATTGCCTATGCTGTGAGCATAGTGAGTAGGTATATGCATGAGCCCAGAAGTGGACATGTGGAGGCAGCACACAGAATTCTGAAGTATTTGAAGGGAACACCAGGAAGAGGACTGTGGTTCGAAGGGAATGGCCACTTGGTAGTTGATGGGTATAGTGATGCAGACTGGGCAAGTTGCCTGGATGATCGTCGATCAACATCTGGGTATTGTGTGTTTGTGGGAGGTAACTTAGTTTCATGGAGAAGCAAGAAGCAGCCAGTTGTATCAAAATCAACAGCAGAAGCAGAATATAGAGCCATGTCTCAGGGGTTAAGTGAGATGTTGTGGGTGAGAAACCTTCTAAGTGAATTGAAATTGCTAAGAGAAGGACCTCTGAATGTCTGGTGTGACAACAGGTCTGCTATATGCATAGCTAACAACCCAGTGCAACATGACAGAACTAAGCATGTAGAGATTGATCGATTCTTCATCAAAGAGAAGCTTGATGCTGGGATTATAAAGATTGAGTATGTGCACACAGGCCAACAGATAGCAGACTGCTTGACAAAAGGTTTGGCAGCAAAGGAATGCAACCTAGCTTGCGACAAGATGGGAATGATAGATATCTACcacccatcttgagggggagtgttgaaccgGTATGGGCCCTAGCCCATCTGTACCTATCTCTTAGGCCCAAGCCCATGAGAAATGTTGACCTAGAAGAggagctcctcctcctctgttccgtgagAGCNNNNNNNNNNNNNNNNNNNNNNNNNNNNNNNNNNNNNNNNNNNNNNNNNNNNNNNNNNNNNNNNNNNNNNNNNNNNNNNNNNNNNNNNNNNNNNNNNNNNNNNNNNNNNNNNNNNNNNNNNNNNNNNNNNNNNNNNNNNNNNNNNNNNNNNNNNNNNNNNNNNNNNNNNNNNNNNNNNNNNNNNNNNNNNNNNNNNNNNNNNNNNNNNNNNNNNNNNNNNNNNNNNNNNNNNNNNNNNNNNNNNNNNNNNNNNNNNNNNNNNNNNNNNNNNNNNNNNNNNNNNNNNNNNNNNNNNNNNNNNNNNNNNNNNNNNNNNNNNNNNNNNNNNNTGGTTTGTGGGAAAACAGACAGCCGGACGCGTCGGCGAACCGATGGGGTACTGCGTTGGATGGCAAATTACGCGTTTGAGATGCCCTTAGATGTTTTTCAAATCCATCTTATGATGCAATGCAGGCTTCGTACTGTAACTTGTCAATACATATAGAACTGTGAATCATGTTGTATTTCTGTTACCTTGGGCAGTCTAGTCACTAGTTCTCTTACGTTGCTCGTACTATCCACAAAGCAGTCACGCTGCATCTTAATTAGTATGGGTTTAAGTTATATTATGAGAGTTCTTGGGCTGCGTTAGCATTTACTCAGCAATTTCACTTATGATCCAAAATGATACTTACATTATTATGTAGATTAGACATGGTGAAGCTGTTGGAATAATCGGTCCTTCGGGAACTGGCAAATCAACTATTTTGAAGGTTATGGCGGGCCTTCTAGCCCCTGATAAGGTTGTCCCATTTTCCCAATTTATCTCTGTTACTAGTATGGTTTTGGGGAGGTACACTTTTGATGAGATACTGATTGTCATTCATTATTCATGGCTGTTTTGCAACATATGAGCAGGGCGAGGTATTCATATGCGGAAAGAAAAGACAGGGCTTAGTTAGTGATGAGGATATATCAGGTCTCCGGATTGGCTTGGTATACTTCCTAATTGTATCCATGCATTTGTGGAATGGAACGGCATGATTATCTTCTCATCCAGATTTTCATGATAAATTTGTGTGAAATTCCTTATGCAGGTATTTCAAAGTGCGGCATTGTTTGATTCTCTCAATGTTCGTGAAAACGTTGGATTTCTTTTGTAAGGAACTTCCTTTCCAGTTTCCTTGAGCGTACTTAGTTTTCAAGATTGATCTGATCTATTTCCTCTGGTCTTTGCTTTTAGATATGAAAACTCCAAGTTGTCTGAGGAGCGAATAGGTGCACTAGTGACGGAAACATTGGCTGCAGTAGGCCTAAAAGTAAGTTAAGCTTTTATCTTACTTAAGTTAACCTTTTACTGGAGTGACAGGCATTGCAGTTGGAAACATATTTCCACGGAATATTGCTTAATATTTGTATATGATATCTCTGTTTTCTGTGTATTTCAGAGAAAACATAGTTGAAGTATTCTAGATTATTGTTATTAGCTTTGATAGGTCCAGAAGAGCATTAGTTTCCTGCTAGTACTTGATTGTAATGCAGATTATCATGTAATGTGTGCAGGGTGTCGAGGAGCGAATGCCATCTGAATTATCCGGAGGCATGAAAAAGCGTGTAGCCCTTGCTCGTTCAATAATAAATGATGACACAAAAGAAACAATAGAGCCAGAGGTATGCCCTTATCAGTTGTAAGCTAATCTCATCATTTCACTCGTTATTATTACCGAATCATCGGAAGCATTTCTGAAATACCAGGAGATCAGACAGCTTAGCTTGCTTTTTAGTTGTCTTTGTGAACTCATAGTCAATTTTCTTCTGTCAGGTTCTTTTATACGATGAACCTACAGCTGGGCTTGACCCTATAGCATCCACTGTCGTTGAAGACCTTATACGTTCCATGCACGTGACAGGGAAAGATGCTATGGGTAAGCCAGGAAAGATAGCATCGTATGCGGTTGTCACTCATCAGCATAGCACAATAAGAAGAGCTGTTGATAGGTATTGGCTGGAACTGTTTTGTTCCTCTGTGCTTTGGAACTTTCTGTTGGTTAATTGTTAGGCTGAGGACCATGTTTTTAAATGTTCAGGTTGTTGTTTCTCCATGAGGGAAAGATAGTTTGGGAAGGGATGACAGAAGAATTCATGACATCAACAAATCCCATTGTACAGCAGGTAATCCAGTTCATGCCTCAATTTGCTGGAACCTTGTTTCGGAGGTATTCGTTCTCAGTAGGTTTTGTCTTACCGTGTGGTTATTTTGATATCTGCAGTTTGCCTCTGGCAGCCTGGATGGTCCAATTCGATACTTCTGAGGATTtatccaactgctctgtcgaataTTCGACACATTCCTACACAATGCCTCGTCTTAGAGAGGCATCTACAATACTTCAGCCAAGAAATATGAGCGGTGCCTTTGGTCCCATCTGGCGATAGATGGTGTTATTCAGCAACTAATAGATGCGTTCGACACACAATGATGTAACTCTCTATTTATTGAACCTCATAGGTGAATAAACAGCAAAACCAGCTTATTGATTTAGATGCTCCGTTGGTGAGTTTGGGGTCGATGTAAATGTCATTCTCACCCGGAGCAGCTCCTTGAATCCTTCATTTCTTTGTAATCTTTCATGGACAATGATTTGTGATATGATATTGATTTGTAATGTGCTCAAATATTGTCAAAACAATTGAGCAATGCCACCTCCTGAGCAAAACCCAGCAacgattttttttttcattttgaggaaCCTATTTAACTTTTTTGAGGAACCAAATAAACTAGACCAGTAGGGGAGAAGCCCCTACTGACTTTTTTTTAATAAAGACCCGTGTTAGAACCAACGTTCGAACCCATGCCGGCTAGGCTGAGAGCTCATCCACAAACCAGTAAGGAAATCACAGCTGTATTCTCATGTGGGCATTAACATCTTGTGGTCTTTAAGAAAGGAGTTGCAATGCCATTACAAAAACCAGAATGCACAAGCGTATTAGAACATCTTGTTTAAGTTCACATGATCCTGCCATGTGCTGTTGGCATGGAGTATGCACAAGATCAAGGAAACCACCCCAGAAATATAAGTCACATCTTAACATTCCACTCTTAACAGTCACCAGGCAAATGAGATACAAATAAACTTCAGGTCATGCTATCTGAAATGCTAAATTTGAAAGCCAGGTATGGTTTGCAAAAGGGGTCGACCGCTGGTAACTATTCGTGAACCAGCCAATGAAGCAAAACTGGGAATATAGCATACACAAATTCAGGGCAACTCATGAACTATttaagacaaagttcttctggcacGAGTATACTGAGGTTATAGCATTGATCTGGGGAAAGAACAGTACAAATGAGTTAGACCGGCATTTGAAGCTTTATTTGCCTGCCAGAAATCCAGACATGAAACAGCCCGTTCCTGGCTCCTTGTCATTACAGTGTTTGTAGGTACGTGCCCAGTCGCAGCAATTGCGTTGTTGGTACCAGAACTGCTACTCCTataaccaaaccaaaataactggaAGAAACCATCAGCTTGAAACCGGTGTGGCAGCGGCACCGGAGGACCTTCTTGCAATCACAATCCTCAAGCCTAGTCAAGTAAAACAAAAGTATCCATTAGTTTGTGAAACAGTATAGGTCCTACATGCTCAGATCAAACTACTCGTACGACATTATGGTATGCAGGCAACTAAATCCCTTAGGGCCTACTGGGAACGCATGATTCTACAATGGACACTAAATATTTCTGTGCCTATGTATATCTAGAAATAAGGTTTATGGTTGACATATCAGAAGTTCGATACGCAAGTAACCCATGGGTACAAGCAACTTTGTACTGTCAAAATGGCATGACTTTGATTCAAGTGACTGGCATGAGATCAGAAACCCCACTGGTACAAACATTGTGCTGTTAAAATCATGGCTGACACCACTGATTATAGATATGGAAACTCTAGCCCACCAATAGGGCAGAGCATGACTCCATTTGTTTTCCATGGTTCAGTGGGTAATAGTACTGATCAAAGTGGGCAACTGGACAAGGTATACATGAAGAAAGTGTGAATAGTTTGtccgtgcgtgcgtgtgtgcatgtgtgcgcCACTTTGTGTTACCGTTTACTGTAAGATAGCAACTTCTACATGTGTTGCTGTTCCCTGAGGTGCAAAGACTAATTCACACAGCCGCAAGGATCCATGTGTAGAACTGCATCTTTGGACTAGAGAGGCAGATGTTTAATCTGGTTTCAGCATGCAACTATCAATGGCAGCATCTATCTATCTACATATCTCCTATAGCGCCACGTAACAGTATTGAAAACAAGGTCACACATACTAACAGTAACAGAGCAGTTGTCAAATATGAAAAATGCAGGCATCTAGACTAAGACCTCAATATAGGGATGGGTACAGCATCGCCATCTATTAATAACAGTACTCTGGATGCGCAACAATCTCTTACCTCGCCGAAGCGGGGCCGTGTCAAGATCGCCTAAACATGTGAAATGTGCTACAAACAGTGATTATGGATCAGGCATTACACGGAGCATTTTTCACTTCACGTCATTCCCCCTCCCCCACTTTATGTATGGAGGATATGAAATCAACTAAAATTCAAAATGCTGAAACTAAGTGCGCGGGGCGTCGGGTGTTCACCGGGATCCATGAGCTCAGGTCTGGCGGCGGAGGCGCTTCCGGAGCTTGCGGAGCTTGTGCTTGTTCATCTTGCGCTTCCGCTTCTTCTTGACGCTGTCCGCCCACACCTCCGCCTCCTTGGCCCCCCCTCCGTCCTCGCGCGCGTCAAGGTCGCCCAGCCCTCCTCTCGGGACGTCGACGAGGGACGGATATACGTGCACGGCGGGGTGGAAGGCGAAGAGGAGGTCCCGGAGCTTCGGGTCCGGGGCCGGGGCGCCCGGGAGCGTTGGCtgcggtggcggtggtgggtggAGGTGCGGCGTCAGGTGGGAGAGGAGCGGGACGGGGGACGGCGGTGGGTTGCAGAGGGGGAGTGGGAGACGCAGGCGCAGGAGGAGCctgcgggccggggcggcggcggccatggatgGATGGGAGATCCGCggggaggtggaggcggaggcggaggcggcttggATGCGAGGGTTTGGAATGGTCGGTCGCTTTGGGCCGGAGCCGGTCCAGCTAAGCCGAGCTTCCCACTGGGACCGAACCCGAGCTCAGTCTTTCGGCCGTCAACTCAACGGGCCAGCCCAGGTTTttttaaacaaaaataaaataacacaatacaatacaatacaatacatgcaCGCACGTACAACCATTCCTATGAACACACACGCACATCTTATCGTTACGAGCACTGCCAAGATACTAAACCGGAACAGCCTCTTGATATTGACCCAGTCACCACATACGTCTCGTAGTCGACCGAGATGTCTCTTGCTATTGAACCAACATCGCCGGAAAATGCTAAAATAAACTAAAACGAATTCCAGCGGCAATGTCTAGAACTTGAACCACAGTGGGCTGATTTCACCAAAGAAAAAACTAAACCATTTAAGTTATGCTCGGTTCGCGGGCCAGACAAGCTAGCGTGTTCTGGCTTGGGTAATCATGTTAAACATAATGGGTTCATTTCGAATCAAAAGTCTGTTCTTGCGTTTGGTCCACCTAACCTAAGGAACAAGGACCAACTCGTTATCTGAAAATGGCATACTCGTGGGATATGCGAAGCGAAGTCATGTCTCTAAATCGGCAAAACGACTCACCCTCACCCTCGAACCCTTTCCTTCTTTGCACCGTGACCCATCGTCTTTGTTCCACCGTGACCCACCGTCCATGGCAACGCTGACGGGGTAACCAAGGAACAAGACAACCATCAATTTCCAGCAGAAAGAGTCTAAAGAGTTAATTAACGCTGCACGTCTAGGGTTTCTCGGCAGCGCCGCTGATCTGACACATCtcctgtggccttagggccatgggtgtATGGTGGATTTcggcccttgccggcgggagggtTCCATTTTCAGGTGCTTCTTTAAGTCTTGTTAGGGATTGTGTCCCGCTCACAAACGAGGCGAATGCGGCTTCTTGAAGATGAAAtaaggttcttcccgccttggCCCTGTCCTGGTGGTGCATCTAGCATCTTCGGAGGGCATGTGGAGGTATGTTTTCGGTGGATCTTGCGGGATTAGGCCAGTGGTTGTCTTGgtggatgtaacaccctcgatgcgactatagctctcacgtgtcgaggcacgacttagagacataatcgcattgaagtcatgtgtcgcaagttaggcaatcttcacaacatcccatgtaatatgaataataaaggggagaacatagttggcttacactcgccacgtcacatcagagtacataaataacatccatcatacaaacactcatggcccgactatggcgccaaaatagaagaaaacccaacctgcgacaaggccccgaatcaaaccccaactaggcaccactactgatcctcGGGAAAAGACacgtaataacgctgagagtcctcgtcgaactcccacttgagctcgtactcgtcacctggagcggaatcacctggacctgcatctggagttatagtatctgtgagccacagggactcagcaatctcgcaccctcgcgatcaagactatttaagcttataggaaggggtgaggcaaatatatgtggagctgcagcaagcgactagcatatgtggtggctaacttatacgcaaaagagagcgagaagaggaggcaaagcacgagcgagaaactagagagcaacctgcgcaaacattactccaacatcgtgtccacttcccggactccgccgagaagaggccatcacggtaacacactcagttgattcattttaattaaataaggttcaagttatctacaaccggacattaacaaattcccatctgcccataaccgcgggcacggctttcgaaagttcaatccctgcaggggagtcccaacttagcccatgacaagctctcacggtcgacgaaggaatagacctcctcccaagacgttccgatcagactcggtatctcggtagctcaagacacttcgacaggttaaaacaagaccagc
It encodes:
- the LOC119302959 gene encoding protein TRIGALACTOSYLDIACYLGLYCEROL 3, chloroplastic-like, with protein sequence MASPPTAAPAAAALRRPGAHVGRVPVPRHSGAPCLRAALPFRLGVLSSRKCRAVVSATRSPGLGNAGNLREGSNVAKNWDLGRQIGDEHGVLIECRDVHKSFGDKHVLQGVSFKIRHGEAVGIIGPSGTGKSTILKVMAGLLAPDKGEVFICGKKRQGLVSDEDISGLRIGLVFQSAALFDSLNVRENVGFLLYENSKLSEERIGALVTETLAAVGLKGVEERMPSELSGGMKKRVALARSIINDDTKETIEPEVLLYDEPTAGLDPIASTVVEDLIRSMHVTGKDAMGKPGKIASYAVVTHQHSTIRRAVDRLLFLHEGKIVWEGMTEEFMTSTNPIVQQFASGSLDGPIRYF